The Oryctolagus cuniculus chromosome 5, mOryCun1.1, whole genome shotgun sequence genome includes a region encoding these proteins:
- the UBD gene encoding ubiquitin D, whose translation MQGPFAQSLLSAPLIAGMAPNASTLAVNVYCETQELMTFEANRHDRVRKINEHVRSKIKIPVQEQVLLLGSKTLDPQRKLSSYGIDKEKTIHLTLKVVKPSDEELPLFLVDSRDHGQRHLLQVRRSNSVVQVKEMIKILTGAAPKIPNVTCNGKKLEDGKIMADYNIKKGTLLFMTGYCIGG comes from the exons ATGCAAGGTCCGTTTGCTCAGTCTCTTCTTTCTGCTCCTTTGATTGCAGGAATGGCTCCCAATGCTTCCACCCTTGCT GTGAATGTCTATTGTGAGACACAGGAATTAATGACATTCGAGGCCAACAGACATGACAGAGTACGGAAGATCAATGAACACGTGAGATCTAAGATCAAGATTCCTGTGCAGGAACAGGTCCTTCTGCTGGGCTCCAAGACTCTAGATCCACAGAGAAAGCTATCATCCTATGGCATTGACAAGGAGAAGACCATCCACCTCACTCTGAAGGTGGTGAAGCCCAGTGATGAGGAGCTGCCCTTGTTTCTAGTGGATTCAAGAGACCACGGGCAGAGGCATCTCCTGCAAGTGCGAAGATCCAACTCAGTGGTCCAGGTGAAAGAAATGATCAAGATCCTGACTGGTGCAGCCCCTAAAATCCCGAATGTGACTTGCAATGGAAAAAAACTGGAGGATGGGAAGATCATGGCAGATTACAATATTAAAAAAGGCACTTTACTCTTCATGACAGGTTACTGTATTGGGGGGTGA
- the LOC100352770 gene encoding olfactory receptor 2H1 codes for MVNQSSPVGFLLLGFSEHPGLEKILFVVVLISYLLTLGGNTLIILLSLLDPRLHSPMYFFLRNLAFLDLCFTTSFIPQMLVNLWGPEKTISFLGCSVQLFIFLSLGTTECILLAVMAFDRYVAVCQPLHYATIVHPRLCRQLASVAWVMGLVQSIVQTPPTLRLPLCSHHQIDDFLCEVPSLIRLSCGDTTYNEIQLSVSSVVFVVVPLSLIFVSYGAIAWAVLRINSAVAWRKALRTCSSHLLVVTLFYSSVIAVYLQPKNPYAQERGKLFGLFYAVGTPLNPLIYTLRNKEVKKALRRLLGKDAENREN; via the coding sequence ATGGTCAACCAAAGCTCCCCCGTGGGCTTCCTCCTTCTGGGTTTCTCTGAACACCCAGGACTGGAAAAGATTCTCTTCGTGGTTGTCTTGATTTCCTACCTCCTGACCCTGGGGGGCAACACACTCATCATCCTGCTGTCCCTGCTGGACCCCAGGCTCCACTCTCCAATGTACTTTTTCCTCCGCAACCTCGCCTTCTTGGACCTCTGCTTCACCACAAGTTTCATCCCCCAGATGCTGGTCAACCTCTGGGGGCCGGAGAAAACCATCAGCTTCCTGGGCTGCTCTGTGCAGCTCTTCATCTTCCTGTCCCTGGGGACCACTGAGTGCATCCTGCTGGCAGTGATGGCCTTTGACCGCTATGTGGCCgtctgccagcccctccactacGCCACCATCGTCCACCCTCGCCTGTGCCGGCAGCTGGCATCTGTGGCCTGGGTTATGGGTCTAGTCCAATCAATAGTCCAGACCCCACCCACCCTTCGCCTGCCCTTATGTTCCCATCACcagatagatgattttttatgtGAAGTCCCTTCCCTAATTCGACTCTCCTGTGGGGATACTACCtacaatgaaatccagttatcTGTGTCTAGTGTTGTCTTTGTGGTGGTGCCTCTCAGCCTCATCTTTGTCTCTTACGGCGCCATTGCCTGGGCAGTGCTGAGGATTAACTCTGCTGTAGCATGGAGAAAGGCACTCAGAACCTgctcctcccatctcctggttgTCACTCTCTTCTACAGCTCAGTCATTGCCGTCTACCTCCAGCCCAAAAATCCCTATGCCCAAGAGAGGGGTAAGCTCTTTGGCCTCTTCTATGCAGTGGGCACTCCTCTTAACCCTCTCATATACACCCTGAGGAACAAGGAGGTAAAGAAGGCACTCAGGAGGTTGCTGGGGAAGGATGCAGAGAACAGGGAAAACTGA
- the LOC100345684 gene encoding olfactory receptor 2H2, translating into MVNQSSPVGFLLLGFSEHPGLEKILFVVVLISYLLTLGGNTLIILLSLLDPRLHSPMYFFLRNLAFLDLCFTTSFIPQMLVNLWGPEKTISFLGCSVQLFIFLSLGTTECILLAVMAFDRYVAVCQPLHYATIVHPRLCWQLASVAWVTGLVESVVQTPTTLRLPFCPHRQVDDFVCEVPALIRLSCGDTTYNEIQMAVASVLILVVPLSLILVSYGAIAREVLRINSANGRRKAFGTCSSHLLVVTLFYSSVIAVYLQPKSPYAQERGKFFGLFYAVGTPSLNPLIYTLRNKEVRRALRRWLGKSGQLRGN; encoded by the coding sequence ATGGTCAACCAAAGCTCCCCCGTGGGCTTCCTCCTTCTGGGTTTCTCTGAACACCCAGGACTGGAAAAGATTCTCTTCGTGGTTGTCTTGATTTCCTACCTCCTGACCCTGGGGGGCAACACACTCATCATCCTGCTGTCCCTGCTGGACCCCAGGCTCCACTCTCCAATGTACTTTTTCCTCCGCAACCTCGCCTTCTTGGACCTCTGCTTCACCACAAGTTTCATCCCCCAGATGCTGGTCAACCTCTGGGGCCCAGAGAAAACCATCAGCTTCCTGGGCTGCTCTGTGCAGCTCTTCATCTTCCTGTCCCTGGGGACCACTGAGTGCATCCTGCTGGCAGTGATGGCCTTTGACCGCTATGTGGCCgtctgccagcccctccactacGCCACCATCGTCCACCCTCGCCTGTGCTGGCAGCTGGCATCTGTGGCCTGGGTCACTGGACTGGTGGAGTCAGTGGTCCAGACCCCAACCACCCTCCGCCTGCCCTTCTGCCCCCACCGGCAGGTGGACGACTTTGTGTGTGAGGTCCCCGCTCTGATTCGACTCTCCTGTGGGGACACCACCTACAATGAGATTCAGATGGCAGTGGCCAGCGTTCTCATCCTGGTGGTGCCCCTCAGCCTCATCCTTGTCTCTTACGGCGCCATCGCCAGGGAAGTGCTGAGGATTAACTCTGCAAATGGGCGGAGGAAAGCCTTTGGAACCTgctcctcccatctcctggttgTCACTCTCTTCTACAGCTCAGTCATTGCCGTCTACCTCCAGCCCAAAAGTCCCTATGCCCAAGAGAGGGGCAAGTTCTTTGGCCTCTTCTATGCAGTAGGCACTCCTTCACTTAACCCTCTCATATACACCCTGAGGAACAAGGAGGTAAGAAGGGCACTCAGGAGATGGCTAGGGAAGAGTGGGCAGCTCAGGGGAAACTGA